Proteins encoded together in one Halothermothrix orenii H 168 window:
- a CDS encoding ECF transporter S component, with the protein MKLTNRKIVVAGMLGAISIVLGISGLGLIPVPTMAGNVTIMHVPTILGGVLEGPLVGLLIGLIFGLFSFMQASSPLFADPLVSIIPRLFIGITSYLVYAVFKKKNKNLGLISAGIVGTATNTILVLGMGVIRGYIPFEGALSIAVIHGIPEAIVATLLTLLIGRKFTR; encoded by the coding sequence ATGAAATTAACTAATCGTAAAATTGTTGTCGCGGGGATGTTAGGAGCTATTTCAATAGTACTGGGAATATCAGGATTGGGGTTAATACCGGTGCCTACCATGGCAGGGAATGTAACCATTATGCATGTTCCTACAATCCTGGGTGGGGTCCTGGAAGGACCTCTGGTTGGTTTATTGATAGGGTTAATTTTTGGATTATTTAGTTTTATGCAGGCATCAAGCCCCCTCTTTGCTGACCCTTTAGTTTCCATAATTCCAAGGTTGTTTATTGGAATTACTTCTTATCTAGTCTATGCTGTATTCAAAAAGAAAAATAAGAACCTGGGATTAATATCAGCAGGAATTGTAGGCACTGCTACCAATACCATACTGGTTCTCGGAATGGGAGTTATCAGGGGATACATACCCTTTGAGGGTGCTTTGTCAATTGCTGTCATCCACGGTATACCAGAAGCCATTGTTGCCACCCTGTTGACATTATTAATTGGACGTAAATTCACAAGATGA
- a CDS encoding abortive infection system antitoxin AbiGi family protein, giving the protein MSPGYYSNVYWHFTGSPRNIDWSKVKNPSDILLNDSPKTEEESLSVLREILNTKMLKATTREKITDNLYTRKYCSVCDIPLKDLYYHSEYYGKVAIGFKGKAVQKKFNPVLYLDYKKLKQLRNYLKDLNYTKLQTGSALSFDLLKDYIKITSFDKNPNKTFYKEREWRCIGNFLFKMAEISAIIVGKESVSKARKYLNENKYGDSIPIITWELIGDS; this is encoded by the coding sequence TTGAGTCCAGGTTATTATTCTAACGTATACTGGCATTTTACCGGCAGCCCTAGGAATATAGACTGGAGCAAAGTTAAAAATCCCTCTGATATACTCTTGAATGACAGCCCAAAAACAGAAGAAGAATCTCTTTCTGTGTTAAGGGAAATACTTAATACAAAAATGCTTAAAGCAACAACCAGAGAAAAAATTACTGATAATCTTTATACCAGAAAATATTGTAGTGTTTGTGATATCCCCCTTAAGGACCTTTATTATCATTCCGAATACTATGGAAAAGTAGCTATTGGTTTTAAAGGAAAAGCTGTGCAAAAAAAATTTAATCCTGTTTTATACCTTGATTATAAAAAGTTAAAACAGCTAAGGAATTATTTAAAAGATTTAAATTACACTAAACTACAGACAGGCTCTGCATTATCCTTTGATTTATTAAAGGACTATATAAAAATAACCAGTTTTGACAAAAATCCAAATAAAACATTTTATAAAGAACGTGAATGGAGGTGTATAGGAAATTTTTTGTTTAAGATGGCGGAAATATCTGCTATAATTGTAGGTAAAGAATCAGTATCAAAAGCAAGAAAATATCTAAATGAGAATAAGTATGGGGATAGCATACCAATAATTACCTGGGAACTTATAGGAGATTCATAA
- a CDS encoding rhomboid family intramembrane serine protease: MNWLNRLERKFGHLAIKNLMSYIVLLNGIVFVMTYLDPTGTFVSRLYLDPHLVLKGEVWRLFTFIFIPPTFSMIFVIFILYFYYMIGFGLERQWGSFKFNLYYLLAIIGTIVAAFVSGQRVTAVYINLSLFLAFARIYPDYEILLFMILPVKVKYLAWFNWIVFGYTIIVQPLPAKLAAIVSLINYFIFFGKSLMLDIRRKSKGYYKRKKFQRKVNKDYTIHKCTVCGITEKDDPRMEFRYCTKCEGDYEYCMKHLKNHEHIKKE; encoded by the coding sequence ATGAACTGGTTAAATAGGCTTGAAAGGAAATTTGGACATTTAGCTATAAAAAATTTAATGAGCTATATAGTGTTATTAAATGGAATTGTTTTTGTCATGACTTATCTTGACCCGACGGGTACTTTTGTCAGTCGACTCTATTTAGATCCCCATCTGGTCCTTAAGGGGGAGGTCTGGAGGCTTTTTACTTTTATTTTTATCCCCCCAACTTTTTCTATGATATTTGTCATTTTTATTCTATATTTTTACTATATGATTGGGTTTGGCCTGGAGAGACAATGGGGTTCTTTTAAATTTAATTTGTACTATCTACTGGCTATTATAGGAACTATCGTAGCTGCATTTGTCAGCGGGCAGAGGGTTACTGCAGTTTACATAAACCTATCTTTGTTTCTGGCCTTTGCCAGAATTTATCCTGATTATGAAATATTACTGTTTATGATATTGCCGGTAAAAGTAAAGTATTTAGCCTGGTTTAACTGGATCGTCTTTGGTTACACAATAATAGTTCAGCCGTTACCAGCCAAACTGGCTGCCATTGTATCTTTAATAAATTATTTTATTTTTTTTGGAAAAAGCCTTATGCTTGATATTAGAAGAAAGAGTAAGGGTTATTATAAACGTAAAAAGTTTCAGAGAAAAGTAAACAAAGATTATACTATCCATAAATGTACTGTTTGTGGTATTACAGAAAAAGATGATCCCAGGATGGAGTTTAGATATTGTACTAAGTGTGAAGGTGATTATGAATACTGTATGAAACATTTGAAAAATCATGAACATATTAAAAAAGAATAA
- a CDS encoding DUF4438 domain-containing protein yields MVKYNKENLVQVAVKGEISPAVLGSGYKVKHDGEPFILPGVGGITYNVKIGDRVMSWAGDHVEPGVSIKINNKEPKGANNALNILSCIGNKAKVVSGDAKGAEGYVTGKHGGIEHVLVYFPDEVLHKLTIGDKIQIKAWGQGLTINDLPDIKVMNLSPELFEKMPLDIKEGRLQVPVVATIPPYLMGSGLGSYTASRGDYDLTTADIDVLKEYGLDKLRFGDIVALKDTDNRYGRCYRQGAISIGVVVHSNCLKAGHGPGITTIFTAVSDMIKPVIDTKANIANYLNIRSL; encoded by the coding sequence ATGGTTAAATATAATAAAGAAAATTTAGTACAGGTTGCTGTCAAGGGGGAGATATCTCCTGCTGTTTTAGGCAGTGGATATAAGGTTAAGCATGATGGTGAACCCTTTATCCTTCCAGGGGTAGGGGGGATTACCTATAATGTAAAAATTGGTGATCGGGTAATGTCCTGGGCAGGTGATCATGTTGAACCTGGGGTAAGCATTAAAATTAATAATAAAGAACCAAAAGGGGCAAATAATGCTCTCAATATCTTATCTTGTATTGGTAACAAAGCCAAAGTGGTTAGTGGCGATGCTAAAGGTGCTGAGGGGTATGTAACCGGAAAACATGGGGGAATTGAACATGTGCTGGTATATTTTCCTGATGAAGTGCTTCATAAGTTGACTATTGGTGACAAAATTCAGATTAAGGCCTGGGGTCAGGGGTTAACCATAAATGATCTACCGGACATAAAAGTAATGAATCTTTCTCCAGAATTATTTGAAAAAATGCCTCTTGATATTAAAGAGGGGCGCTTACAGGTTCCAGTTGTTGCTACTATTCCTCCTTATTTAATGGGATCAGGCCTTGGAAGTTATACTGCTTCCCGGGGAGATTATGACTTAACAACTGCAGATATTGATGTACTTAAAGAGTATGGACTTGATAAATTGAGGTTTGGTGATATTGTAGCTTTGAAGGATACTGATAATAGATATGGGCGTTGTTACAGACAGGGGGCAATAAGCATAGGTGTAGTTGTCCATAGTAATTGTCTTAAAGCAGGTCACGGACCGGGAATAACAACTATTTTTACAGCAGTGAGTGATATGATAAAACCTGTTATTGATACAAAGGCAAACATAGCCAATTATCTGAATATAAGAAGCCTATAA
- a CDS encoding LiaF transmembrane domain-containing protein, with the protein MNIKKIFGLILVVIGIVSLLNTAGVTDIDVGEIIGTYWPLILIFTGLFNIITGPAPHKGDYFLLVIGLLVQLKILDILNLNILGPLFIIFIGFMILSPGKLMTKKDSKDTINALAVFSGSDIKNVSQNFKGGSAVAMFGGLNIDLRGANIDENQEVVLDLFAAFGGIDILVPREWNVIVKGVPLFGGLSNETRTDTDSDLPVLKVKGVVMFGGIEVSNQ; encoded by the coding sequence ATGAATATCAAAAAGATTTTTGGTCTTATTCTGGTTGTAATCGGTATCGTTTCTTTATTGAATACAGCAGGGGTAACTGATATTGATGTAGGTGAAATTATCGGGACCTACTGGCCTTTAATATTAATTTTTACCGGTCTTTTTAATATAATAACCGGCCCCGCTCCCCATAAAGGAGATTACTTTTTATTAGTAATTGGTTTACTGGTGCAGTTAAAGATATTAGATATCCTGAACTTAAATATTCTAGGTCCTCTTTTTATTATTTTCATTGGATTCATGATATTATCACCAGGCAAGTTAATGACAAAGAAAGATTCAAAAGATACTATAAATGCTCTAGCAGTGTTTTCAGGTTCTGATATTAAAAATGTATCTCAAAACTTCAAAGGCGGTTCAGCAGTTGCTATGTTTGGTGGTTTGAATATTGATTTGCGGGGGGCTAACATTGATGAGAATCAGGAAGTAGTCCTTGATCTCTTTGCGGCCTTTGGTGGTATTGATATCCTTGTTCCCCGGGAATGGAATGTAATTGTTAAGGGAGTACCGTTGTTTGGTGGCTTAAGTAATGAAACCCGGACTGATACTGATTCTGATTTACCTGTTCTTAAAGTAAAAGGTGTTGTAATGTTCGGAGGAATTGAAGTTTCAAATCAGTAA
- a CDS encoding YolD-like family protein: MIKDRGNIKWSSLMLVEHREKLKQLIKGEKEVLKPELDEHILDEMNKILGKALEKKLAVSLEYYKNRNLYKVSGYIEEYNLQSKELLVCSGLNKRYLSLDNIISIKIK; this comes from the coding sequence ATGATAAAAGACCGGGGAAATATTAAATGGTCATCATTGATGCTGGTAGAACACCGTGAAAAACTTAAGCAGCTAATTAAAGGAGAAAAAGAAGTATTAAAACCTGAACTGGATGAGCATATACTTGATGAAATGAATAAAATTCTTGGAAAGGCCCTGGAAAAAAAACTTGCTGTAAGCTTAGAATATTATAAAAACAGGAACCTTTATAAGGTTAGCGGTTATATAGAAGAATATAATTTACAATCAAAAGAGCTTTTAGTATGTTCGGGGCTAAATAAAAGGTATCTTTCCCTGGATAATATAATAAGTATAAAGATAAAATAA
- a CDS encoding glutamate--cysteine ligase — protein MRYKEQVKSLVDIFKSGEKSPNNFKLGLELEHFILNKDDLTAVSYYEDKGVEDILKELVRVNWEPEYEGAYLIKLIKDKMTITLEPGGQLELSLAPVSTIKEIDLLYQSFLDDIFPILLKWDKVIVNLGYHPESGIKNIPLLPKNRYKYMYEYFKNRGRYAHNMMKGTASIQVSLDYQDEDDYRKKIISSYYLSPIIYCIFDNGPFFEGKLWDDPASIRSIIWDNCDNDRCGLIKGIFKDEFGYKDYASYILNCPPIIIKKDGNLVFTGDTSARELLSSFISSKISKEELMHLLTMVFPDVRTKKYLEIRIGDSLPYPYFLGFVALWKGLLYNKENLDYLYSKAGQVDKGIYFEYKNRIQRHGYKAFIDGESVISRFRKLKGMASIGLTSSERKYLDSLDYIIENGPTPKEITYHNLKIGKKEALQWCMVPGKDDFVASTGFI, from the coding sequence GTGAGATATAAAGAACAGGTAAAGTCATTAGTTGATATTTTTAAGTCTGGGGAAAAATCTCCTAATAATTTTAAATTAGGTCTTGAGTTAGAGCATTTTATCCTTAATAAAGACGACCTTACCGCTGTATCCTATTATGAAGATAAAGGGGTAGAGGATATATTAAAAGAGCTGGTCAGGGTAAACTGGGAACCAGAATATGAGGGAGCTTACCTTATAAAACTTATAAAGGACAAAATGACTATTACTCTGGAACCGGGGGGGCAGCTGGAATTAAGCCTTGCCCCCGTGAGCACTATTAAAGAAATTGATTTACTTTATCAATCTTTTCTTGATGATATTTTCCCTATTTTACTTAAATGGGATAAAGTTATTGTTAATTTAGGCTACCATCCCGAAAGTGGGATTAAGAATATTCCCCTGTTACCAAAAAACCGTTATAAATATATGTATGAGTATTTTAAAAATCGGGGAAGGTATGCCCATAATATGATGAAGGGAACAGCCTCAATCCAGGTAAGTCTGGATTATCAAGATGAGGATGATTATAGAAAGAAAATTATTTCTTCTTATTATTTGTCCCCAATAATCTATTGTATTTTTGACAATGGACCCTTTTTTGAAGGGAAATTATGGGATGATCCGGCAAGCATCAGGTCGATAATCTGGGATAACTGTGATAATGACAGGTGTGGTCTAATAAAAGGTATTTTTAAAGATGAATTTGGATATAAAGACTATGCATCCTATATTTTAAACTGTCCTCCAATAATTATAAAAAAAGATGGTAATCTTGTTTTTACAGGTGACACCAGCGCCCGGGAACTATTAAGTTCATTTATTTCATCTAAAATTTCTAAAGAAGAATTAATGCATTTATTAACAATGGTCTTTCCTGACGTGCGCACCAAAAAATATCTCGAAATAAGAATAGGAGATTCTTTACCATACCCGTATTTTTTGGGCTTCGTTGCCCTGTGGAAGGGTTTATTATATAATAAAGAAAACCTGGATTATCTTTACAGTAAAGCAGGGCAGGTTGATAAAGGCATCTATTTTGAGTATAAAAACAGGATTCAAAGACATGGCTATAAAGCTTTCATTGACGGGGAGTCGGTAATCTCCAGGTTCAGGAAACTTAAGGGGATGGCTTCCATTGGTTTAACCTCAAGTGAGAGGAAGTATCTTGATTCCCTGGATTATATTATTGAAAATGGACCTACCCCTAAAGAAATTACATATCATAATTTGAAAATAGGTAAAAAAGAAGCTTTACAATGGTGTATGGTTCCGGGAAAGGATGATTTTGTTGCAAGCACTGGATTTATTTAA
- a CDS encoding circularly permuted type 2 ATP-grasp protein encodes MQALDLFNKYKKIITSNSKEYYRDFLRAKKKVEKSTAWYHGQPVDFLYQPMFLTEDDVSRLNYLTSTLTRILNKVIFHYKNDPVFRKQFGFPPLMEEMIMIDPGYKIPFPVARFDIFYRYDGGHSKFCELNADGSSAMNEAQVIQKIIKESRGFSYFKKSYEIEDYELFYSLIDSILDNFKEYCKDTNKHPNVAIVDFEGEGTINEFLEFKKRFIKLGYKTIICDPRQLEYRDGALYFGNFKVDLIYRRATTGRLIEEADDIQPLLQAYRDRNVCIVGGLVSQVIHNKVIFSILHNKSLVDFLKDDELNFIQKHIPFTRKVNKQDNKLVKEIINNRDKYVLKPFDLAASRGVYVGRDFSREEWEELVNNIEDDYLVQEFIDIPRIEMLTIDKDNIYFENYGYLIGCFLYNQNLSGFYTRAGRKNIIGSIVESFTVPNFVVR; translated from the coding sequence TTGCAAGCACTGGATTTATTTAATAAATATAAAAAGATCATAACTTCAAATTCTAAAGAATATTACAGGGACTTCTTAAGGGCTAAAAAAAAGGTGGAAAAGTCTACTGCATGGTATCATGGTCAACCGGTCGATTTTTTGTACCAGCCAATGTTTTTAACAGAAGATGATGTATCAAGACTTAATTATTTGACATCAACATTAACCCGTATTTTAAACAAAGTCATTTTTCATTATAAAAATGATCCTGTATTCAGAAAACAATTTGGATTTCCACCCCTTATGGAAGAAATGATAATGATCGATCCGGGGTATAAAATTCCCTTTCCAGTAGCCAGGTTTGACATTTTTTACAGGTACGATGGAGGTCACAGTAAATTTTGCGAATTAAATGCAGATGGTTCATCTGCCATGAATGAGGCACAGGTTATACAAAAAATTATAAAAGAATCCCGGGGTTTTTCTTATTTTAAAAAAAGTTATGAAATTGAGGACTACGAACTTTTTTATTCATTAATAGATTCTATCCTCGATAATTTTAAAGAATATTGTAAGGATACTAATAAACACCCCAATGTAGCTATCGTTGACTTCGAGGGAGAAGGAACCATAAATGAATTTCTGGAATTTAAAAAAAGATTTATAAAACTGGGTTATAAAACCATAATATGTGATCCCCGTCAGTTAGAATACAGGGATGGAGCCCTTTATTTTGGAAATTTCAAAGTAGACCTTATTTATAGACGGGCTACCACCGGGCGACTTATTGAAGAAGCAGATGATATTCAACCCCTTTTACAGGCTTATCGTGATAGAAATGTGTGTATAGTTGGTGGACTTGTCTCTCAGGTAATACATAATAAGGTTATTTTTTCTATTTTACATAATAAATCTTTAGTTGATTTTTTGAAAGATGATGAGCTAAACTTTATACAAAAACACATTCCCTTTACCAGGAAAGTTAATAAACAAGATAACAAACTGGTGAAGGAAATAATAAATAACAGGGATAAATATGTTTTAAAACCCTTTGATCTCGCTGCTTCCAGAGGTGTCTATGTTGGAAGGGATTTTTCAAGGGAAGAATGGGAAGAATTAGTTAATAATATAGAGGATGATTATCTGGTTCAGGAATTTATTGATATTCCCAGAATTGAGATGTTAACTATAGATAAGGATAATATATATTTTGAGAATTATGGATACCTGATTGGCTGTTTTTTATATAACCAGAATTTGAGTGGTTTTTATACGAGAGCCGGTCGTAAAAATATTATTGGTTCTATTGTTGAGTCCTTTACAGTTCCCAATTTTGTTGTGAGATAA
- a CDS encoding acylphosphatase: MNQTKPVKKHVYISGRVQGVGFRSFLKSNAARIGINGWVKNLPDGRVEAVFAGEKEKVARILQLAKEGPAWARVDNIEEEDQPYKNDYNGFKIKF; encoded by the coding sequence ATGAACCAAACTAAACCTGTTAAAAAACATGTATATATATCTGGAAGAGTTCAGGGTGTTGGTTTTCGTTCTTTTTTAAAAAGTAACGCTGCCAGAATCGGCATTAATGGGTGGGTAAAAAACCTACCGGACGGACGGGTTGAAGCAGTTTTTGCAGGTGAAAAAGAAAAAGTAGCCCGTATTTTACAACTTGCTAAAGAAGGACCTGCCTGGGCCAGGGTTGATAATATTGAAGAAGAGGACCAGCCATATAAGAATGATTATAACGGCTTTAAAATTAAATTTTAA
- a CDS encoding ISLre2-like element ISHor2 family transposase, translating into MVNILLQNITDINTLEKAALELARQIMEKVIEKLEEELFKNKDKNLEVVRFLERTISTKVGNIKLRRRLYKDQKTGKSVILLDKKLGLKKKKRVSGEYLKLLVILASKMSYRQVEEVLAEAGFPHLSHTTIFNEVRDFGKRESERLKHEKEEVFTGGKILKGEEKEIPLLFIEADGIMVGSQEEGGKKLEIKLGLIHEGWEYTSPAKKRKRLKEPQIVAGVYGKADDFYEELIHQISKKYNLENTLVVLNGDGASWIQKTSKEYFENIIVQLDRYHIKRDIGLYFGREVADDLCRVLAEGRKQVFLDTLESLICMGETAENREKRRKIIKHFKKYEEHLLDYRYRIPTELRNKELHGMGAAEGYVDKNVARRMKNQGMNWSKKGAEAMARILMLKHNKELKERLGDQYYTIKNPVRKIKYMFKKVDRDWSKWLQAKIPAINGPDSGKDWVKAIRGLATI; encoded by the coding sequence ATGGTAAATATTTTACTACAAAACATAACAGATATCAATACCTTGGAGAAGGCAGCACTGGAACTTGCAAGGCAGATAATGGAGAAGGTAATAGAAAAGCTTGAAGAAGAGCTATTTAAAAATAAAGATAAAAATTTAGAAGTAGTAAGATTTTTAGAAAGAACGATATCGACTAAAGTTGGAAACATCAAGCTTAGAAGGCGACTATATAAAGACCAAAAAACAGGAAAAAGCGTCATTTTACTGGACAAAAAACTGGGGTTAAAAAAGAAAAAAAGAGTAAGTGGAGAATACCTAAAACTGCTGGTAATACTGGCAAGTAAGATGAGCTACAGGCAAGTGGAGGAAGTACTGGCTGAAGCCGGTTTTCCCCATTTAAGCCATACAACTATCTTTAATGAAGTCAGGGATTTTGGAAAAAGGGAGTCAGAGAGACTCAAACATGAAAAAGAGGAAGTATTCACTGGAGGTAAGATTTTAAAAGGAGAGGAAAAAGAAATACCACTACTATTCATTGAAGCTGACGGGATAATGGTTGGTAGTCAGGAAGAAGGAGGAAAGAAGCTGGAAATCAAACTGGGATTAATCCATGAGGGCTGGGAATACACTAGTCCAGCAAAAAAACGGAAGAGATTGAAGGAGCCACAAATAGTAGCAGGAGTCTATGGAAAAGCAGATGACTTTTATGAAGAATTAATCCATCAAATAAGCAAAAAATATAATCTTGAAAACACTTTAGTAGTATTAAACGGGGACGGTGCCAGCTGGATACAAAAGACCAGTAAGGAATACTTTGAAAATATAATAGTACAACTGGATAGGTATCATATAAAAAGAGATATAGGATTATACTTTGGAAGAGAAGTTGCAGATGATTTATGCAGGGTATTAGCAGAAGGAAGAAAGCAGGTATTTCTGGACACATTGGAATCGTTAATATGTATGGGAGAAACAGCTGAAAACCGAGAAAAGAGGAGGAAAATAATAAAGCATTTTAAAAAGTATGAAGAGCACTTATTAGATTACAGATATCGAATACCAACAGAATTAAGGAATAAAGAATTACATGGGATGGGAGCAGCTGAGGGCTATGTGGATAAGAATGTGGCTCGCAGGATGAAGAACCAGGGAATGAATTGGAGCAAAAAAGGTGCTGAGGCAATGGCTAGAATTTTAATGTTAAAACATAACAAGGAATTAAAAGAAAGACTTGGAGATCAGTATTACACAATAAAAAACCCGGTAAGGAAAATAAAATATATGTTTAAGAAAGTGGACAGGGATTGGAGTAAGTGGTTACAGGCAAAAATACCTGCAATAAATGGTCCAGATAGCGGTAAAGATTGGGTAAAAGCAATAAGAGGACTGGCAACTATTTAG
- a CDS encoding TetR/AcrR family transcriptional regulator: MKIRENKKELIREAAIKVISKFGFYNTTTASIAEEAGVAVGTIYNYFTNKEEILEYIFAVEFEKRMSYLKEIAQEDRSIYEKIELFLEKHFMEVKENPSLGKILVREKDFSRKKGNIAINEYLNKLPLLIEEILNKSIEKKAIEPCNTYLISTALFGAIQGIVERAVGEEDFNLFDQAAAELVKILKEGI, translated from the coding sequence ATGAAAATACGGGAAAATAAGAAAGAATTAATCAGAGAGGCAGCAATAAAAGTTATATCAAAATTTGGTTTTTATAATACTACAACTGCCAGTATTGCAGAAGAAGCTGGTGTAGCAGTAGGAACAATTTATAATTATTTCACTAATAAAGAGGAGATATTGGAATACATATTTGCTGTTGAATTTGAAAAAAGAATGAGTTATCTAAAAGAGATTGCACAAGAAGATAGGTCTATATATGAAAAGATAGAATTATTTCTGGAAAAGCATTTTATGGAGGTAAAAGAAAACCCCAGTCTGGGCAAGATTCTGGTCCGGGAAAAAGATTTTTCCCGAAAAAAGGGCAATATTGCTATTAATGAATATTTAAATAAATTACCACTACTTATTGAGGAGATCTTAAATAAAAGTATAGAAAAGAAAGCCATTGAGCCCTGTAATACATATTTAATCTCAACAGCTTTATTTGGAGCTATTCAGGGAATTGTAGAAAGGGCTGTTGGGGAGGAAGATTTTAATTTGTTTGATCAGGCTGCAGCAGAACTTGTAAAAATATTGAAAGAAGGAATATAA